In the Cyanobacteria bacterium GSL.Bin1 genome, ATATCCGTTTGCAAGTCGAAGCGTTCACACACCAGCCACGCCTCATCCAAACGCTGTTCAAACTCCGTCTCCTCAATCTCCTCATCTTCAGGATCGGGAAGTTGGAACTCTAAATCGGTAGGGGTTTCCAAAGCAGCGACAATTTCAGCGGTCGTTTCGGGAGTTTCAGCCATAATTGAGAAGTTTTTTATCTCTTGATGAATGTCAGGAACATTATCAATGATAATTTGAATGAGAGCACTGGTTAAGGATTATTGGGAATGGTTAACTCCTCGCTGCTAGCAGATGCAAGTATTTGCTTAGAAACCCAAGAATTAACTAAGAAGTGGAATAGCCAAGGGTAAATAGTAAAGTCGTTTCTAATGCTGTGATTGTACTTGGTTCAAGTTTTCCTAATCTCTTGAATAACCGAGTTTGATCAAGGACACGAATTTGATGACACAAAGCAACAGAATCTCGATTTAATCCTCCTTCACCGCCAGAAATTTGAAGACAGGTAGGAAGCGCTGCACGGCGCAAATTGCTTGTTATTGGGATTGTAATGACTGTGGTTGTAATTTGGGATAAGGTATTGTCTTGAAAAATAATCACAGGACGAGTTCCCCTTTGTTCCGATCCCTGAGTTGGATTAAGATTAGCTAACCATACCTCCCCTCGTTCCATGATAATTAGGCTTGATCTTCTTCTTGTAATTGCTTGGTGTAGTCTGTCATCCCTGCTTCGGCAAGTTCGCGATCTTCTTGAGCAAATTCTTGATAAAGGCTAGCAAAAGACTCAAGCTGATTATTTTTTGTGGCGCGTTGACTTTTCCATTTGAGGAATTCAATAAATCTGCTAATTTCTTCTAGCTGCTCATCATCTAACTGTTGAATTTCCTGTTGAATGTTTTCTCTGGTCTGAGACATGATTTAATTCTTGTTGCTCCTGATGCTTTGCATTGTAACCTTGTTACAACCACTGCGGAAAGCGAAGCATGGACAAAGCCTCTAATCGCGCCCTCGTGATTTTTCACTGTTCAAAGTGTGCGTATCCCAGAGAGATATTTAAAACAGCGCGATCGCGCTTCCTAACTTTTTCATGCAAATTGTCCCTTAATTAAAAGTATTTCTTGCATCCCTTTCCAGAGGACTCAATTCATCGTATTGCTTAACAAAGTTGTATTTTTTTATTTACATCACATTAATTAATAATATCGAAACTTCTCCGCTAAGGAAGCATAAACTTTAAAGCCAATCGTCGTTCCAAGTCAAAATAAATCAATGATAATGTAAATAGGCAATTCAAAACAGGATTATTGGGAATGGTTAACTCCTCGCTGCTAGCAGATGCAAGTACCCGTTTAGACAACGCCTTGAAGTATGTGAAAATTTCAGAAGACGCGATCGCGCGCTTACAATATCCTAAAGCCAGTGTTTCCGTCTCCATTCCCCTGCGTCTAGATGATGGGTCGTTGCAAATCTTTCGCGGGTATCGCGTCCGCTACGATGATACCCGAGGACCAGCAAAAGGGGGCATTCGTTATCATCCCAACGTTTCTCTCGATGAAGTGGAATCCCTTGCTTTCTGGATGACTTTCAAATGTGCCCTGATGAATTTACCCTATGGGGGGGCAAAAGGCGGCATGAGCTTAAATCCCAAATCCCTTTCCAAACATGAATTAGAACGGATCTCTCGCAGCTATATTGATGCTATTGCTGATTTTATTGGTCCTGATGTGGACATTCTCGCGCCAGATATGTACACCAACGCCACCATTATGGGCTGGATGATGGATCAATACAGCATCATTCGACGACAGATTACGCCGGGTGTAGTCACCGGAAAACCAATTAGTATGGGGGGCAGCCAAGGACGAGAAACAGCCACGTCTGTCGGTGCTTTCCAAGTCATCAATACCCTTTTAGCCAAATTTGATCAGTCTCCGAAAAAGACTACCGTTGCGGTACAAGGGTTTGGCAATGTGGGCGCTATGTTAGCCCAACTCCTTTCCCAAGTTGGCTATCGCGTTGTCGCAGTGAGTGACTCCCAAGGCGGAATTTACGCTGCCCAAGGCTTAGATATTCCCAGTATCCGCCGTTATAAAATGTCGAGTCGTAGCTTACAAGCGGTTTATTGTGAAAGTAGTGTTTGTAATATCGTCGAACATGAAGTGATTAGTAACGCTGATTTACTGACACTAGATGTAGATGTTTTAATTCCGGCTGCCCTAGAAAAGCAAATTACCGTTGAGAATGCTGAAAAAATCAAAGCCAAATATATTTTTGAAGTAGCCAATGGTCCCATTACCTCAGAAGCCGATACCATTTTAGACAAGAAAGGCATTCAGGTTTTTCCTGATATTTTAGTCAATGCCGGTGGCGTCACGGTGAGTTATTTTGAGTGGGTCCAAAACCGCAGCGGACTCTATTGGACCAATGAAGAAGTGAATCAAAATTTGAAAGAACGCATCACCGTCGAAACGGAAAAAACTTGGTCAATTGCCCAAGAATTTGGCGTTTCCATGCGAACCGCTTCTTATATTCATGCCCTCAACCGTCTTGGGGAAGCCATGGATGCCAAGGGAACCCGAGATTATTTTCGCAGTTCTGAATAGTGCTGATCGAAGCACGTCGAATTGAGATTTCAATTAATCCAACTGGCCAGTTATCAATGAAACTGAAATAGAAGCTTTATATCAAAGTTTTGTTTTAATCAAAATCACACAAAATAAGTAAAAATATAAGGAAACAAAATTACCTTGAGGTTGATTGCAACTGCCAGTTTATTGAGGCTATAAGAATAATAGAGGCTATAGCAGCGAGAGGAAAAAATAATTTATCAATCAGCAGCAATGCTTGAACATTTCATTGGAATTGCTTAAAGTTTAGGAAATTCAAATTCTTTAAAGATTACCTCTCTTAATGCAGGAAGAGGAATGCCCGAAATACCTAATGCAGAATCTCAATCAATTCCTTATAGTTGTGTTTAATTCATACCAACATAGCAAACATGAATTCTTCTCCTTCACCCAATAATCAGGAACCTACACCCCCGGAACCGCGCCAGTCTTTCCCGGCTCGATTTTGGCGGTGGCTGAGACGACCTTCCACCCTGATTGGAATAGGAGCCCTAGGATTTGTCGTGGTGGGTGGCACGATCGCGGCTTATGTCGTTGCCCGACGACAACTGCCCGTTTTGATTGAATCTCA is a window encoding:
- a CDS encoding type II toxin-antitoxin system PemK/MazF family toxin; protein product: MIMERGEVWLANLNPTQGSEQRGTRPVIIFQDNTLSQITTTVITIPITSNLRRAALPTCLQISGGEGGLNRDSVALCHQIRVLDQTRLFKRLGKLEPSTITALETTLLFTLGYSTS
- a CDS encoding glutamate dehydrogenase, which translates into the protein MVNSSLLADASTRLDNALKYVKISEDAIARLQYPKASVSVSIPLRLDDGSLQIFRGYRVRYDDTRGPAKGGIRYHPNVSLDEVESLAFWMTFKCALMNLPYGGAKGGMSLNPKSLSKHELERISRSYIDAIADFIGPDVDILAPDMYTNATIMGWMMDQYSIIRRQITPGVVTGKPISMGGSQGRETATSVGAFQVINTLLAKFDQSPKKTTVAVQGFGNVGAMLAQLLSQVGYRVVAVSDSQGGIYAAQGLDIPSIRRYKMSSRSLQAVYCESSVCNIVEHEVISNADLLTLDVDVLIPAALEKQITVENAEKIKAKYIFEVANGPITSEADTILDKKGIQVFPDILVNAGGVTVSYFEWVQNRSGLYWTNEEVNQNLKERITVETEKTWSIAQEFGVSMRTASYIHALNRLGEAMDAKGTRDYFRSSE